A genomic window from Salvia hispanica cultivar TCC Black 2014 chromosome 5, UniMelb_Shisp_WGS_1.0, whole genome shotgun sequence includes:
- the LOC125189642 gene encoding uncharacterized protein LOC125189642: MDSDQGWRNSNCEDQLQTCYIKLNDCNNDYDAMIERNLDAPMPWIGMYIAAASAICSLAMAADVIRGFRSQKLWLPCNYFSLNATSLTLLTVTMKLTVDLTSSMMGTNDKIASVGSLVLMSTAVGNFMTSVASMESKEILLNLTALAILVITISVNVCIHNVQTFDVLDGNVVLAEEVAAIGFMLVLVMLLCFSSMVVPTTKGYVESKYREMHREIASNGRRDVGGFSVEELRVALRRYWVMAETGSPQFVMARSVISGASGLMCLLMALTLVESYVRVRLLYGEYTESNYKWSINWILHIQSVGVALGTIAPLMRWYVAAWFKISEIGQRSLVEEFKIEKYWTSRVVEWRERPLPLQIRSHKFRKLLHEAKRFLLSISSGVLVFFVLTSKMVIFISALFGKAIFMCFHRNDDESRDGIELDLRLYVLLLEGEAKLPKRIMRNICNELDKLIERSEMKQCKNLMWLLSKSVSFNGVKEFDRNEVPSLYSQEPANSWSLPLVTLTSIAVALPNITAREANQLVSGVGEGLSLVKLVDGTLDRAGEMERVKNAADAVWVGVELYRKWQDKDLLGDATYEETLQKLSDLGEKTVKDFTTRIEDILMQNPLNWPSKVIAANSMYRITQTILLANKDSIHRTDNDLFEKLCDDLGHTGSLSYQLSSCHNLQVSQQCNQRQARECEKSRCSSRRESRDS, encoded by the coding sequence ATGGATTCCGACCAAGGATGGAGAAACAGTAACTGTGAGGACCAGCTCCAAACGTGTTATATAAAACTCAACGACTGCAACAACGATTACGACGCTATGATAGAGCGCAATCTTGATGCACCAATGCCGTGGATAGGAATGTACATTGCAGCAGCTTCTGCCATATGCTCCCTTGCTATGGCCGCTGATGTTATCAGAGGCTTCCGAAGCCAGAAGCTATGGCTCCCGTGTAACTACTTCTCTCTCAACGCTACTTCCTTGACACTCTTAACCGTCACAATGAAGCTCACCGTGGATCTCACAAGTAGCATGATGGGAACCAATGACAAGATTGCGAGCGTAGGCAGCCTAGTGCTGATGTCAACTGCTGTGGGAAATTTCATGACATCTGTAGCTTCCATGGAGAGCAAAGAGATTCTGTTGAATCTAACCGCTTTAGCCATTCTTGTCATCACTATTTCAGTCAATGTATGCATCCATAATGTCCAAACGTTTGATGTTCTTGACGGGAATGTTGTGTTGGCTGAAGAAGTAGCAGCTATTGGTTTCATGCTTGTTTTGGTTATGTTGTTGTGTTTTTCTTCGATGGTGGTCCCAACCACCAAAGGGTATGTGGAGTCCAAGTACCGGGAGATGCACAGGGAGATCGCGTCAAATGGGAGAAGGGATGTGGGTGGATTTAGTGTTGAGGAGCTTAGAGTGGCTCTGAGGAGATATTGGGTGATGGCAGAAACCGGCAGCCCTCAGTTTGTGATGGCGCGTTCTGTCATCTCTGGTGCTTCTGGTCTGATGTGCCTTCTGATGGCTCTTACGTTGGTGGAGTCATATGTACGGGTGAGGTTGTTGTACGGGGAATATACAGAATCCAACTACAAGTGGTCGATCAATTGGATTTTGCATATACAGTCTGTTGGTGTGGCGTTGGGTACTATTGCTCCTTTGATGAGATGGTATGTTGCTGCTTGGTTCAAGATCTCGGAGATTGGACAGAGGAGTTTAGTAGAAGAATTCAAGATCGAAAAGTATTGGACTTCGAGGGTGGTAGAGTGGAGGGAGAGGCCGCTCCCTTTACAGATTCGATCGCACAAGTTTAGGAAGCTGCTTCATGAAGCAAAGAGATTTTTGTTGAGTATTTCCAGTGGTgttcttgttttctttgttCTAACTAGCAAAATGGTTATCTTCATTTCTGCCCTATTTGGAAAAGCAATCTTCATGTGCTTCCACCGGAATGATGACGAATCAAGAGATGGAATAGAGCTCGATTTGAGGCTGTACGTTCTGTTACTAGAAGGAGAGGCAAAGCTGCCTAAGAGGATCATGAGAAACATTTGCAATGAGTTGGATAAGTTGATTGAAAGAAGTGAGATGAAGCAATGCAAGAATCTAATGTGGCTGCTTAGCAAATCTGTGAGCTTCAATGGGGTGAAAGAATTTGACAGAAATGAAGTTCCAAGCTTGTATTCTCAAGAACCCGCGAACAGCTGGTCTCTGCCTCTTGTTACCTTGACAAGCATTGCAGTAGCACTTCCTAACATCACGGCTCGTGAGGCTAATCAGCTAGTCAGTGGTGTTGGTGAAGGCTTGTCCCTTGTCAAGCTTGTCGATGGAACTCTTGATAGAGCCGGGGAAATGGAACGCGTGAAGAATGCAGCAGACGCGGTATGGGTTGGAGTCGAACTCTACAGGAAATGGCAGGATAAGGATCTGCTGGGAGATGCAACGTACGAAGAAACGCTACAGAAGCTTTCCGATCTTGGAGAAAAGACGGTTAAAGATTTCACTACTCGGATTGAAGATATTCTGATGCAGAACCCTCTGAATTGGCCTAGCAAAGTCATAGCTGCTAACTCGATGTACAGAATCACTCAAACCATTTTGCTGGCCAACAAAGACAGCATACACCGAACGGATAATGATCTCTTTGAGAAGCTGTGTGATGATCTCGGACATACTGGCAGCTTGTCTTACCAACTTAGCTCATGTCATAATCTTCAAGTGTCACAGCAATGCAATCAGAGACAGGCAAGAGAGTGTGAGAAAAGCCGCTGTTCTTCTAGGCGAGAGTCGAgagattcttga
- the LOC125187426 gene encoding uncharacterized protein LOC125187426 — MEAPAKEEEIVSDRTGKLAGTVNWGTATVVGVFAGMLFGGSKAASESVSKDAEVMLKLGSTPDKREQYRLMRDAMEKRFITVARGSIVGGIRLGMFTAAFYGLQNLLAEKRGVIDVYNVVGAGSATASTFGLILPGSLRWRLRNAMVGSLLGATICFPLGWLHLKLVAKANGGKLTTSNEEAKSGIAAAVERLEGNLEKRA, encoded by the exons ATGGAAGCTCCTGCGAAAGAAGAAGAGATCGTCTCTGAT AGGACTGGAAAACTGGCTGGCACTGTCAACTGGGGTACTGCCACGGTTGTTGGAGTATTTGCCGGCATGTTGTTTGGAGGTAGCAAAGCGGCTTCCGAGTCTGTG AGCAAGGATGCAGAAGTAATGTTGAAGCTTGGGAGCACACCGGATAAGCGTGAACAGTATCGACTCATGAGGGATGCAATGGAGAAGAGATTTATTACAGTTGCTCGTGGTTCCATAGTCGGTGGAATTCGACTGGGGATGTTCACTGCTGCCTTCTACGGTTTGCAGAATCTTCTTGCTGAGAAACGAGGTGTCATTGATGTTTATAATGTAGTTGGAGCTGGTTCTGCTACTGCTTCTACGTTTGGTTTAATCT TGCCGGGTTCCTTACGTTGGCGCTTAAGGAATGCAATGGTGGGCTCACTTTTGGGTGCAACGATCTGCTTCCCACTCG GTTGGCTTCATTTGAAGCTTGTGGCGAAAGCAAATGGAGGGAAATTGACTACTAGTAACGAGGAAGCGAAGAGTGGTATTGCTGCTGCCGTTGAGAGGCTTGAAGGAAACTTAGAAAAGAGGGCCTGA